The following coding sequences lie in one Cannabis sativa cultivar Pink pepper isolate KNU-18-1 chromosome 5, ASM2916894v1, whole genome shotgun sequence genomic window:
- the LOC115715871 gene encoding uncharacterized protein LOC115715871, translating to MESSVMHHQDANKSFSFNSNFKYSSSSLELFTDDDDENDDLSHNKDSDTEENSFIEISFDQQKINQTEDQSNGDRVLHEDNVDHLRISFSSSFPSSIQDHGIYNTINCVSLDSTHRESAEATVKSLSAFSSSKSSLSSIRLSSSTFRSSYTGTCLPQAVVGSESFNPLVHTLLFSLDGPPNMADEINGLHDDQKENNRQLAIINANNRRRESSITQVKNNSTKSSTSGIMKLLMIKFRGTKVRKLWASLFAKSRGHDHLHFYSNKANANDRSHKPKRLIRSSTEAQTIECYHHEAMYISNDLVSDNKYTSHNQYKCSRAMDVNMGALKGVLGAVNMTRSGHNNSRSSNRKTSSCPSSLKSSPMHGFPSSDDNRKFFSAENSVQAAIAHCKSSLGQSSDFHF from the exons ATGGAGAGTAGTGTCATGCATCATCAAGATGCTAATAAAAGCTTCTCTTTCAACTCCAATTTTAAGTATTCTTCCTCCTCGTTAGAACTTTTcacagatgatgatgatgaaaatgacgATCTAAGCCACAACAAAGACAGCGACACAGAAGAAAATTCTTTCATAGAAATATCATTCGATCAACAAAAGATTAATCAAACGGAAGATCAATCAAACGGCGATCGAGTGCTTCATGAGGATAATGTTGACCACCTCCGAATATCGTTCTCGTCTagtttcccttcatcaattcaGGATCATGGAATTTATAATACTATCAATTGTGTGTCGCTTGACTCTACTCACAGAGAATCAGCTGAAGCAACAGTTAAGTCCTTATCGGCATTTTCTTCATCAAAATCGTCTTTGTCTTCAATAAGATTATCATCCTCGACTTTTAGATCTTCTTATACTGGAACCTGTCTCCCTCAAGCTGTTGTGGGGTCCGAGTCCTTCAATCCACTTGTTCACACCCTACTGTTCAGTCTCGATGGCCCTCCGAACATGGCAGACGAAATTAACGGCCTTCATGATGATCAAAAGGAGAATAATAGGCAGTTGGCAATCATCAATGCCAACAACAGAAG GAGAGAATCGAGCATTACACAAGTAAAGAATAATAGTACAAAAAGCAGTACTAGTGGCATCATGAAGTTGTTGATGATCAAGTTTCGAGGTACCAAAGTTCGAAAGCTATGGGCTTCATTATTTGCCAAATCTCGTGGCCATGATCACCTTCACTTCTATTCAAACAAAGCCAATGCCAATGATAGGTCACACAAACCTAAGAGATTAATAAGATCATCCACAGAAGCACAAACAATAGAGTGCTACCATCATGAAGCAATGTACATTAGTAACGACCTCGTAAGCGACAACAAATACACTTCTCATAATCAATACAAGTGTTCTAGAGCGATGGATGTAAACATGGGTGCCCTGAAAGGGGTTTTAGGAGCTGTGAACATGACAAGAAGTGGTCACAATAACAGTCGAAGTAGCAATCGAAAAACCAGCAGCTGTCCTAGCTCTTTAAAGTCCTCTCCAATGCACGGGTTCCCAAGTAGTGATGATAACAGGAAGTTTTTCTCAGCTGAAAACTCAGTTCAGGCTGCCATTGCTCACTGTAAGAGCTCACTTGGCCAGTCATCAGATTTTCACTTCTGA